Within the Nitrosococcus wardiae genome, the region CGTGAGGATGCTAGGATAGCATGGGCGCGGCGAGCAAGGGAGGAGGCAGGGATCTTTGTGGAAGGCGCAGGGAATAGTAACCCTGTGAAAGGAGCAGGGAATGGTAATTGTACGGAAGAAGCAGGGAATGGTAATCCTAAGGAAGAAACAGGGATGGGTGCTCCTATGGAAGAAACAGAGAATGGTAATTATATGATAGGACCAGGGAATAGCAATTTTTTAATAGTGACAGAGGATACTCCCCGCTATGTCATTGCTCAAGTAGATGAGTCCGGTGCGATAATAGGCTTTGGACCTTCTGACCAATTCAATCATATTACGGGTTCATGTTGGTATTCAGTGAATCCCACTACCATATAGATGTAGCAAAAATACTTTGAAATATAGTGTGCAGATTTATTACCTGGAAAGTACCTGATGAAAGAAGTATTTTTTGTGAATCTTTTGGCAATTATTATATCATTTTCAACCAAAGTTCAGGTGAAACCCATCTTCTCAATGAGCTTGCAGCGGAAGCATTACGAATTTTAGAAATTTATCCGGTGAGTGAAGCGGAGCTTGCAGATCGTTTGAGGGAAGTCTTTGAAGTCGAACTCGAAGAGCTTCTGCCTCGCATGTCGCGCCTGCTTAAAGAATTTGATAACTTAGGATTAATTGAACCCTGCTGCTAGTGAAGGTTGCTTGTCTAAAGGTTCCCGAACTCAAAGAGCGCCTCTCTGGTGTTGGCCTTTATTTAAAAACAGGACCTTTTATTGTCCGTTTGCAGGGGCAAATTGGCACCCTGCCGCAAATTATCCGATTACTTTACGCAGACTTCCCTGTCGCCAAAGGTGAAGTGATTGCAGATTTTCATATCTCTTTAAGAAAACCTGGAAATTTGCGCTATTGGTGGCGGCCTCAAGTATTATTTCAAATTGATGGCCGTATACCTTTCGAACCTTTCCCCCTCAAGCTCGCCACACCCCTATTGGAGTGGGGTATGAATTGGTGTATTGCGACTCGGGCCCATCATTACTTAATGCTGCATGCAGGTATTGTAGAGAAAAATGGGCAAGGCATTATCTTACCTGCCTATCCAGGATCAGGGAAAAGCACACTTTGTGCTGCATTAATTCACCGTGGCTGGCGATTGCTTTCTGATGAATTCGGATTGGTGAATATGGAAGACGGCAGGATAGTCCCTTTACCCCGCCCCATTTCTTTAAAAAATCAATCTATAGCAGTGATCCGGGAGTTTGCGCCGGATGCAGTAATCGGTCCGTCCTTTCCGAAAACCCGCAAAGGAACTGTTGCTCATCTACGGCCACCGACATCTAGCGTTGAACGGATGGAAGAGACTGTTTCGCCTTCTCTAGTTATCTTTCCCCGATATAAAACCGGCGCACCTACTGTTTTAGAGTCCTATTCCCAAGCTTATGCGTTTTTGAAATTGGCTAACAATGCCTTCAATTATGAGGTGCTTGGTGTAAATGGCTTCAAACTTGTCACGAAAATGATCAGATCATGCCAATGTTATGCCTTATCTTTCGGCGATCTAGATGAAGCTATTGCTAAACTTGATGCTTTGGTAGCCCCTTCATATGCTGGTTAAGCAGCCTTTGTCGGGCGCGGAGCAACTCCTTCTCAAAGCGCTATGTCAACCAGAAAGTTTGTTTGCCCTGCAAGTAGGGGAGTGGGATTTATTATTACGTGTGGCTCGCCAAGCCCGTCTCTTGGCCTCCTTGGGAGAGCAGATAGAGCAACGGGCTTTACTTGACCAATTGCCGTTTAAGGTGGCTGAGCATATGACAGCAGCGCGGGCGCTGGCAAATCAGCGTCAGCGCCAAGTGCTATGGGAAATCAACCGCTTGCAGAGGGCCTTGACTGATATTCATATTCCTTGTGTCTTACTCAAAGGAGGAGCTTATCTTCTAGCAAAATTGCCGGTTGCCAGAGGCCGCCTACTTGCCGACGTTGATCTTTTAGTGCCCAAAACGAATTTAAAAACGGTAGAGTTAACCCTGAAACGAGGGGGTTGGGAGGCCGCTAAAGTTGATGATTATGACCAGCAGTATTATCGTCGTTGGATGCATGAATTGCCTCCTATGCGGCACCGAGATAGGCAAGTCGAGGTCGATATCCACCATACAATTTTGCCTGTGACCAGTCGTTTGCACCCTAATCCGGATTTGCTTTTGGACGCTGCACAGTCGATTGAGGGGACGCCCTTTAAAGTTTTGGCACCGGTAGATATGGTGCTTCACAGTGCAACGCATTTGTTTTATGACTCAGAACTGGATGGTCAATTACGAGATTTAGTCGATCTAGATGGTTTGCTGCGCCACTTCGGCCGTGAATTCAGCTTCTGGGAGAGTCTGGTACCGCGGGCTATCCAGCTAGAGTTACAAAGACCGCTATTTTATGCACTGCGTTATACGCGGCACTTGCTGGAGACGCCTGTTCCTGCTGATGTTATCCGGGAGATTGAAAATGAAAAACCTTCGGTACTGGTCTCCTTGGTGATGGATAAATTAGTGCCGCGGGCGTTGTTTCCAGAGCATCCGGATCATCCTCGCTGGTCTACAGGAGTTGCCTGCTGGTTGCTTTATGTTCGCTCCCATTATCTGCGCATGCCAATGCATTTGTTGATGCCTCATCTGGCTCGCAAAGCTATTGGACGTGCCCAGAACAAGTATTTGCACCATCTTAAGACAAACTAATTGGCCGCATTCGTATGTTAGTCGTTGAGCATAGAACGCAATTTCTTGATAGCGTTATTTTCCAACTGGCGGATGCGCTCGGCAGAGATTTGGTATTCCGCTGCCAGTTCGTGCAAGGTGCTTTT harbors:
- a CDS encoding HPr-rel-A system PqqD family peptide chaperone → MCRFITWKVPDERSIFCESFGNYYIIFNQSSGETHLLNELAAEALRILEIYPVSEAELADRLREVFEVELEELLPRMSRLLKEFDNLGLIEPCC
- a CDS encoding HprK-related kinase A translates to MKVACLKVPELKERLSGVGLYLKTGPFIVRLQGQIGTLPQIIRLLYADFPVAKGEVIADFHISLRKPGNLRYWWRPQVLFQIDGRIPFEPFPLKLATPLLEWGMNWCIATRAHHYLMLHAGIVEKNGQGIILPAYPGSGKSTLCAALIHRGWRLLSDEFGLVNMEDGRIVPLPRPISLKNQSIAVIREFAPDAVIGPSFPKTRKGTVAHLRPPTSSVERMEETVSPSLVIFPRYKTGAPTVLESYSQAYAFLKLANNAFNYEVLGVNGFKLVTKMIRSCQCYALSFGDLDEAIAKLDALVAPSYAG
- a CDS encoding nucleotidyltransferase family protein, with translation MLVKQPLSGAEQLLLKALCQPESLFALQVGEWDLLLRVARQARLLASLGEQIEQRALLDQLPFKVAEHMTAARALANQRQRQVLWEINRLQRALTDIHIPCVLLKGGAYLLAKLPVARGRLLADVDLLVPKTNLKTVELTLKRGGWEAAKVDDYDQQYYRRWMHELPPMRHRDRQVEVDIHHTILPVTSRLHPNPDLLLDAAQSIEGTPFKVLAPVDMVLHSATHLFYDSELDGQLRDLVDLDGLLRHFGREFSFWESLVPRAIQLELQRPLFYALRYTRHLLETPVPADVIREIENEKPSVLVSLVMDKLVPRALFPEHPDHPRWSTGVACWLLYVRSHYLRMPMHLLMPHLARKAIGRAQNKYLHHLKTN